TTGTTCTACTTCACTAAATCCTATATCTTTGGCCATTTCTCTTCCAGTTTGTCTTGCTGCTACAATATCAAGCTCTGAATCAACTTGAACACAGGATCGGATGTTCACCTGTTTATCCCTCCAATTCCTGCTTCAACTTCGATAACCCTTGCTCTAAGTTTAGTGCTGTCAGAACACCATCCATGGTAATACCTAGGTCAATCAATGTTATAGCGACAGCTGGGCGTATACCTGTAAGAACAACTTTGGCTCCCATAAGATCAGCCATTTGGATCACATCTCCCAAAACCTTAGCAATAAAACTATCGATTAAAGTGACAGAGGTTAGGTCAATGACAACGCCGCTTGCTTCCGTCTCTTTTATTCGACTAAGTAGGTCCTCCTGGAATTGAAGAGCGGTCTGGTCATCTAGTTCTATTTGTATAGAAGCGAGCAGATATCTCTCCAGCTTCAGGATTGGGATACGTGTTGTCATGCTGTACCACCCACTTCTGCTGCGACGATCTTTCTTCCTGTCTTCTCAAGTGCCAATTCAATCCCTTTCTGTAACGTACTCGTTGTTTCGAACTGTCCAAGCTCAATACCTAGATTGACAATCGTTTGAGCAATTTCAGGTCGAATGCCCACGAGAATGGTTTGTCCGCCAACAAGTCTGACGGCATCAGAGGATTGTATAAGGTGATGCGCGACCATGGTATCCACGATCGGTACGCCTGTAATATCGATGAGCACAACCTGTGACTCCCATTTAATAACACCCTGTAACAGGTTTTCCATGATCAGTTTAGCTCTATCTGTGTCGATCGTTCCTACCAATGGCATCACACTAATACCGCTAAAGACCGGAATAAGGGGGGCGGTAAGCTCTTTTAACGCTAACCGTTGGAGCTCATCGGATTTTTGCCATGACCCTGTATATTCGGACACCACCTCATCAACGAGAAAATCGGCCCAAGGTTGGACTTCATGGTAGAGGTCAAGTTCATTGCCCTTGCCTTCATAAACTTTCTCAAATTCGCTTGTCAGCACTTTTTTAAATAACTGTAATCCTTTTGTTACGTATTGGAGCGGCCATCCTAGTTTGATTTGTTCTTTTGCAAATTTTTGAATTTGCTCCGTTCTATTATGTTCCGACCAAGTAATACTCTGTATCATCACATCGACGAACTTACGATTGGTGGCATCATATAGGTCATTGGATAAATGCTGTAATCTTTGCTCCTCACGGTAAACTTTGATTTCTTTCAACCACCGCTCTATTAATACGTCCTTATGTTCCTGTATGAACTGTACAATACTTTCTTTCATGCTTCCTTACTCCTCCTTAACCGCCATGATTATCTTCTCTATTCTTTTTTCTCTTAAAATCTTGTCTAAGTGCTTTTTTTGCTAGTTTAACATTTTTTATGAATTTTTGTACCGTTTCAGTCTCGTTAGACATCGGGCCATATCGTTGGCGTTCATAGATGTCTACTATTGATGAAAAGAGTTGGGCATCTTCATTTGTTGTGTCTGGGTTGTACTTTTTCGCCCAATCACGGGCTGTCCAGTGAAGAGGAATTTGGCCTCCTTTTTTCAACGTGTATAGCCATAGGCTCTGAAAATGTCGTCTTATATTGTCATCAGCCCTCCTTAATGTCTTTCGTTTCTGCATTACATTTTGTGAATTAACCTTCTGTGCCCATTTATATTTTTTTCCCTCAATGGCATCGGTTGGGGAATGAGGTGCGATGACCCCATGTTGTACTAAGCGGTATAGATACATGACCAAGACAGCTATAATGAGTCCTAAGAACGCGACAGATACTATGCCGATGACAGTGAAAAAGACACTCTCCAATCCAGACCCGTCCGACGCCGTTTGTTTCTCGTTCCAGCGCTCGAGATCAAATGTCACGTTGTATTCCTCCGCTTCGGGTGCTTCAGTTTCTTTGATCGGCAAATGGGACATCCATTCAAACAGATAAGGCATGTTCATCACAAGCTGGTAAAGGAGTCTCGGTATTTGTATGAGCATTTGCCGTAAAGGATCAAAGAGTAAGAAAAGTAGCCCAGTCCCAATGACACCAGCTATTACAACGTAGACAAGTACCCCCTGCCGTTTGCACCACTCCCACACGGTACCCCCGGTTTCTTCTATTGTATGAATAAAATTGATATACAGAAGGCCTAGTACCAACAACAGAAGCTGAGGCACAATAACACTATACATCCAAGTGTGCTGCTGACCCTCAAAATGGTGACTCGCGAGGATGAGACCTACAACTAAAAAGAAGGTGAAAAAACTAAATCTCTTGGTCAGCTGATCTCCTTTAAGCGGAAGCTGTATGATCGTCATGAGACGCCATAACGGGTAAATGAGCCAAAACACAACATGGAGGAGATGGTACCCCCATAGAAAAAGCCCGAGTAAGATGACTACGAGCGCAGCGTATGGCCACAACCTAGGTAGGTTCATCACGGCCATGACAACACATAAGACAAAAACCAACCAGGACATATCGTGCCATCCCCATACCGCTATACTGTCGCTACTGTACATGCGATAGATGGCGAGTAGCATCAATGCGGTGAGCATCTCCTGGCCATAGTATAAGAAAGAAGTCGTGATTCGCTTAAGCATAGTGACGCCCCCTGTGTCCTAACGCTAGCGTTTTTCCCCAGATTCCTAGCGTT
The genomic region above belongs to Caldalkalibacillus salinus and contains:
- a CDS encoding STAS domain-containing protein, translated to MTTRIPILKLERYLLASIQIELDDQTALQFQEDLLSRIKETEASGVVIDLTSVTLIDSFIAKVLGDVIQMADLMGAKVVLTGIRPAVAITLIDLGITMDGVLTALNLEQGLSKLKQELEG
- a CDS encoding STAS domain-containing protein; translated protein: MKESIVQFIQEHKDVLIERWLKEIKVYREEQRLQHLSNDLYDATNRKFVDVMIQSITWSEHNRTEQIQKFAKEQIKLGWPLQYVTKGLQLFKKVLTSEFEKVYEGKGNELDLYHEVQPWADFLVDEVVSEYTGSWQKSDELQRLALKELTAPLIPVFSGISVMPLVGTIDTDRAKLIMENLLQGVIKWESQVVLIDITGVPIVDTMVAHHLIQSSDAVRLVGGQTILVGIRPEIAQTIVNLGIELGQFETTSTLQKGIELALEKTGRKIVAAEVGGTA